The Streptomyces tendae genome has a window encoding:
- a CDS encoding peptidoglycan-binding domain-containing protein, translating to MRVLTKTLVGVTTAIGIAAGGLATAGTAMAAPATAQERVVTADAGTLAVVNLGLSSAQAKNVQRWLKTHHGYTGAIDGQLGTNSWKAFQRCLKKYWGYTGAIDGIVGGGTVSALQRLLKANGDYSGPIDGIAGDGTKKAFGAWANRL from the coding sequence ATGCGCGTTCTGACGAAGACGCTCGTCGGTGTCACCACCGCCATCGGGATCGCCGCCGGCGGCCTGGCGACCGCGGGCACGGCCATGGCGGCTCCCGCGACGGCCCAGGAGCGGGTGGTGACCGCGGACGCGGGCACGCTCGCCGTGGTCAACCTGGGGCTGAGTTCCGCCCAGGCCAAGAACGTGCAGCGCTGGCTGAAGACGCACCACGGGTACACGGGAGCCATCGACGGCCAGCTGGGCACCAACAGCTGGAAGGCGTTCCAGCGCTGCCTGAAGAAGTACTGGGGCTACACCGGCGCCATCGACGGCATCGTCGGCGGCGGGACGGTCTCGGCGCTCCAGCGTCTCCTGAAGGCCAACGGGGACTACAGCGGCCCGATCGACGGCATCGCGGGTGACGGCACCAAGAAGGCGTTCGGGGCGTGGGCCAACCGGCTCTGA
- the argS gene encoding arginine--tRNA ligase has protein sequence MASVTSLTDLVSKQLTSALSAARPETSADPLLRRSDRADFQANGILALAKKAKANPRELATEVVSHLTTGDVIKDVEVSGPGFLNITIADRAITGNLAARYADDTDRLGVPLAAEPGTTVIDYAQPNVAKEMHVGHLRSAVIGDALRGMLDFTGEKTIGRHHIGDWGTQFGMLIQYLLEHPGELRPASEVDGEQAMSNLNRVYKASRALFDADEEFKERARKRVVALQSGDKETLELWQQFVDESKVYFYSVFEKLDMEIRDDEIVGESAYNEGMPETARMLEEMGVAVRSEGALVVFFDDIRGKDDQPVPLIVQKADGGFGYAASDLTAIRNRVFDLRATTLLYVVDVRQSLHFKMVFETARRAGWLGDDVTAHNMGYGTVLGADGKPFKTREGETVRLEDLLDEAVQRAAEVVREKARDLTEDEIQERAAQVGIGAVKYADLSTSPNRDYKFDLDQMVSLNGDTSVYLQYAYARIQSILRKAGDVRPAAHEELELHEAERALGLHLDAFGDTVFEAAAEYAPHKLTAYLYQLASLYTSFYDKCPVIKPQPPRDVAENRLFLCDLTARTLTKGMALLGIRTPERL, from the coding sequence ATGGCCTCGGTCACATCGCTCACCGATCTCGTCAGCAAGCAGCTCACGTCCGCCCTCTCCGCCGCCCGGCCGGAGACGTCCGCGGACCCGCTGCTGCGACGCAGCGACAGGGCGGATTTCCAGGCCAACGGCATCCTCGCGCTGGCGAAGAAGGCGAAGGCGAACCCGCGGGAGCTCGCGACCGAGGTCGTCTCGCACCTCACCACCGGCGACGTGATCAAGGACGTCGAGGTGTCCGGCCCCGGCTTCCTCAACATCACGATCGCCGACCGGGCGATCACCGGGAACCTGGCCGCGCGGTACGCGGACGACACGGACCGCCTCGGTGTGCCCCTCGCCGCCGAGCCGGGCACCACGGTGATCGACTACGCCCAGCCGAACGTGGCCAAGGAGATGCACGTCGGTCACCTGCGCTCCGCGGTGATCGGCGACGCCCTGCGCGGCATGCTCGACTTCACCGGTGAGAAGACGATCGGCCGGCACCACATCGGCGACTGGGGCACCCAGTTCGGCATGCTGATCCAGTACCTGCTGGAGCACCCGGGCGAGCTGCGGCCGGCGTCCGAGGTCGACGGCGAGCAGGCCATGTCGAACCTCAACCGGGTCTACAAGGCCTCGCGGGCGCTGTTCGACGCGGACGAGGAGTTCAAGGAGCGGGCGCGCAAGCGGGTCGTCGCCCTGCAGTCCGGCGACAAGGAGACCCTCGAGCTGTGGCAGCAGTTCGTGGACGAGTCGAAGGTCTACTTCTACTCCGTCTTCGAGAAGCTGGACATGGAGATCCGCGACGACGAGATCGTCGGCGAGTCCGCGTACAACGAGGGCATGCCGGAGACCGCGCGGATGCTGGAGGAGATGGGCGTCGCGGTCCGCTCCGAGGGCGCGCTGGTGGTGTTCTTCGACGACATCCGCGGCAAGGACGACCAGCCGGTCCCGCTGATCGTGCAGAAGGCCGACGGCGGCTTCGGCTACGCGGCCTCCGACCTGACCGCGATCCGCAACCGGGTCTTCGACCTGCGCGCGACGACCCTGCTGTACGTGGTCGACGTGCGGCAGTCACTGCACTTCAAGATGGTCTTCGAGACCGCCCGCCGGGCCGGCTGGCTGGGCGACGACGTCACCGCTCACAACATGGGCTACGGCACGGTGCTGGGCGCGGACGGCAAGCCGTTCAAGACCCGTGAGGGCGAGACCGTACGGCTGGAGGACCTGCTGGACGAGGCCGTGCAGCGGGCCGCCGAGGTCGTGCGGGAGAAGGCCAGGGACCTCACCGAGGACGAGATCCAGGAGCGGGCCGCGCAGGTCGGCATCGGCGCCGTGAAGTACGCCGACCTGTCGACGTCGCCGAACCGCGACTACAAGTTCGACCTGGACCAGATGGTCTCGCTGAACGGCGACACCTCGGTGTACCTGCAGTACGCGTACGCCCGTATCCAGTCGATCCTGCGCAAGGCCGGGGACGTGCGGCCCGCGGCCCACGAGGAGCTCGAACTGCACGAGGCGGAGCGGGCGCTGGGGCTGCATCTGGACGCGTTCGGAGACACGGTGTTCGAGGCCGCCGCGGAGTACGCGCCGCACAAGCTGACGGCGTACCTGTACCAGCTGGCGTCGCTGTACACGTCGTTCTACGACAAGTGCCCGGTGATCAAGCCGCAGCCGCCGCGGGACGTGGCGGAGAACCGCCTGTTCCTGTGCGACCTCACGGCCCGCACGCTGACCAAGGGCATGGCCCTGCTGGGCATCCGCACGCCCGAGCGCCTCTGA
- the lysS gene encoding lysine--tRNA ligase: MPIVAQSTETTDWVSRFADEVIEESERRAPGAKTSGAGAPVVVVASGLSPSGPIHLGNLREVMTPHLVADEIRRRGHQVRHLISWDDYDRYRKVPAGVPGVDESWAEHIGKPLTSVPAPKGSPHPNWAEHFKAAMVESLAELGVEFDGISQTQQYTSGAYREQILHAMKHRGDIDAILAQYRTKKAPAKKQQQKPVDEAELEAAEGSGAAAEDDGSSGSAGYFPYKPYCGNCEKDLTTVTSYDDDSTELTYSCTACGFSETVRLSEFNRGKLVWKVDWPMRWAYEGVIFEPSGVDHSSPGSSFQVGGQIVGIFGGKQPIGPMYAFVGISGMAKMSSSKGGVPTPADALKIMEPQLLRWLYARRRPNQSFKIAFDQEIQRLYDEWDRLDAKVADGSALPADAAAHSRAVRTASGELPRTPRPLPYRTLASVADITAGHEDQALRILSDLDPANPLGSLDEARPRYDKAEAWINTHVPADQRTIVRDEPDAELLKSLDEQAQQSLRLLLDGLAANWSLDGLTHLVYGVPKVQAGFSADATPKELPPEIKTAQRSFFALLYQLLVSRDTGPRLPTLLLAVGQERVRALLGD, from the coding sequence GTGCCGATCGTGGCTCAGAGCACCGAGACCACCGACTGGGTCTCCCGTTTCGCGGATGAGGTCATCGAGGAGTCGGAGCGTCGGGCCCCGGGCGCGAAAACATCGGGCGCCGGCGCGCCGGTGGTCGTCGTCGCGTCCGGGCTGTCCCCCTCCGGCCCCATCCACCTGGGCAACCTGCGCGAGGTCATGACCCCGCACCTGGTCGCCGACGAGATCCGCCGCCGCGGCCACCAGGTCCGCCACCTGATCTCCTGGGACGACTACGACCGGTACCGCAAGGTCCCGGCGGGCGTCCCCGGCGTGGACGAGTCCTGGGCCGAGCACATCGGCAAGCCGCTGACCTCAGTCCCCGCCCCGAAGGGCTCCCCGCACCCGAACTGGGCCGAGCACTTCAAGGCCGCGATGGTCGAGTCGCTGGCCGAGCTGGGCGTGGAGTTCGACGGGATCAGCCAGACGCAGCAGTACACCTCCGGCGCCTACCGCGAGCAGATCCTGCACGCGATGAAGCACCGCGGCGACATCGACGCGATCCTCGCCCAGTACCGCACCAAGAAGGCCCCGGCGAAGAAGCAGCAGCAGAAGCCGGTCGACGAGGCGGAGCTGGAGGCCGCCGAGGGCTCCGGCGCCGCCGCCGAGGACGACGGCAGCTCCGGCTCCGCCGGGTACTTCCCGTACAAGCCGTACTGCGGCAACTGCGAGAAGGACCTCACCACCGTCACGTCCTACGACGACGACTCCACCGAGCTGACCTACTCCTGCACCGCCTGCGGCTTCTCGGAGACGGTCCGGCTGAGCGAGTTCAACCGCGGCAAGCTGGTCTGGAAGGTCGACTGGCCGATGCGCTGGGCCTACGAGGGCGTGATCTTCGAGCCCAGCGGCGTGGACCACTCCTCGCCGGGCTCGTCCTTCCAGGTCGGCGGGCAGATCGTCGGAATCTTCGGCGGCAAGCAGCCGATCGGCCCGATGTACGCCTTCGTCGGCATCAGCGGCATGGCGAAGATGTCGTCGTCCAAGGGCGGTGTGCCCACCCCGGCCGACGCCCTGAAGATCATGGAGCCGCAGCTGCTGCGCTGGCTGTACGCCCGCCGCCGCCCGAACCAGTCCTTCAAGATCGCCTTCGACCAGGAGATCCAGCGCCTCTACGACGAGTGGGACCGGCTGGACGCCAAGGTGGCCGACGGCTCCGCGCTGCCCGCCGACGCCGCCGCGCACTCCCGCGCGGTGCGCACGGCGAGCGGTGAGCTGCCGCGCACGCCCCGGCCGCTGCCGTACCGCACGCTGGCCTCGGTGGCCGACATCACCGCCGGCCACGAGGACCAGGCGCTGCGCATCCTCAGCGACCTCGACCCGGCGAACCCGCTCGGCTCGCTCGACGAGGCCCGCCCGCGCTACGACAAGGCCGAGGCGTGGATCAACACCCACGTCCCCGCCGACCAGCGCACCATCGTCCGCGACGAGCCCGACGCGGAACTGCTGAAGTCGCTCGACGAGCAGGCGCAGCAGTCCCTGCGGCTGCTGCTCGACGGTCTCGCCGCCAACTGGTCCCTGGACGGCCTGACCCACCTCGTCTACGGCGTCCCGAAGGTCCAGGCGGGCTTCTCCGCCGACGCCACGCCCAAGGAGCTGCCGCCGGAGATCAAGACCGCCCAGCGGTCCTTCTTCGCGCTGCTCTACCAGCTGCTGGTGAGCCGCGACACCGGCCCGCGTCTGCCCACGCTGCTTCTGGCGGTGGGCCAGGAGCGGGTGCGGGCCCTCCTCGGGGACTGA
- a CDS encoding DUF2637 domain-containing protein, producing MAAPLQLTRMHRVLIGVVVTGAVVIAGIGFAGSYAAVRELALQKGFGNFSYVFPIGIDAGICVLLALDLLLTWIRIPFPLLRQTAWLLTAATIAFNGAAAWPDPLGVGMHGVIPVLFVVSVEAARHAIGRIADITADKHMEGVRLTRWMLSPVPTFLLWRRMKLWELRSYEQVIKLEQERLVYQARLRSRFGRAWRRKAPVESLMPLRLAKYGVPLSETAPAGLAAAGIEPALLPPAPELPEQARPGVPAEPARAAAPPGEQRLELEGNQGSGDEEEAPNNPWLHARDPQTVEYHGGYDPSYDPDEEYARWMAEQQQAEQYADQFREEPPLQEPAPEETGTFPIPVIPGGRTRELGEGGNPSADPDEEEYYQVFRQSIDGSYPTPRVLGDNIQATYGTSLAPGVLKDLVDRFQKRHMAELEEDHIA from the coding sequence GTGGCCGCGCCACTGCAGCTGACACGGATGCACCGGGTTCTCATCGGCGTGGTCGTCACCGGTGCCGTCGTCATCGCCGGGATCGGCTTCGCCGGTTCGTACGCGGCGGTCCGTGAACTGGCCCTGCAAAAGGGCTTCGGCAACTTCAGCTACGTCTTTCCGATCGGCATCGACGCGGGCATCTGCGTGCTGCTGGCGCTGGATCTGCTGCTGACCTGGATCCGCATTCCGTTCCCGCTGCTGCGGCAGACGGCGTGGTTGCTGACGGCTGCGACGATCGCGTTCAACGGCGCCGCCGCCTGGCCGGATCCGCTCGGTGTGGGCATGCACGGCGTGATCCCGGTGCTGTTCGTGGTCTCCGTGGAGGCGGCCCGGCACGCCATCGGCCGCATCGCCGACATCACCGCAGACAAGCATATGGAGGGCGTCCGGCTGACCCGCTGGATGCTCTCGCCGGTGCCGACCTTCCTGTTGTGGCGCCGCATGAAGCTGTGGGAGCTGCGCTCCTACGAGCAGGTGATCAAGCTGGAGCAGGAGCGGCTGGTCTACCAGGCCCGGCTGCGGTCCCGATTCGGCCGCGCCTGGCGGCGCAAGGCACCGGTCGAGTCGCTGATGCCGCTGCGTCTGGCGAAGTACGGCGTCCCCCTCTCCGAGACGGCCCCCGCGGGCCTGGCGGCGGCGGGCATCGAGCCGGCGCTGCTGCCCCCGGCGCCCGAGCTGCCCGAGCAGGCCCGGCCCGGCGTCCCGGCCGAGCCCGCCCGCGCGGCGGCACCTCCTGGCGAGCAGCGCCTGGAACTCGAGGGGAACCAGGGCTCCGGGGACGAGGAGGAAGCTCCCAACAACCCGTGGCTGCACGCCCGCGACCCGCAGACGGTCGAGTACCACGGCGGCTACGACCCTTCGTACGACCCGGACGAGGAGTACGCCCGCTGGATGGCGGAGCAGCAGCAGGCCGAGCAGTACGCGGACCAGTTCCGGGAGGAGCCTCCGCTCCAGGAGCCCGCTCCGGAGGAGACCGGCACCTTCCCGATCCCGGTGATCCCGGGCGGCCGCACCCGGGAGCTCGGCGAGGGGGGCAACCCGTCCGCCGACCCGGACGAGGAGGAGTACTACCAGGTGTTCCGCCAGTCCATAGACGGCAGCTACCCCACGCCCCGCGTCCTCGGTGACAACATCCAGGCCACCTACGGCACTTCGCTGGCCCCCGGCGTCCTGAAGGACCTGGTCGACCGCTTCCAGAAGCGCCACATGGCGGAGCTGGAGGAGGACCACATCGCCTGA